In Alkalinema sp. FACHB-956, a single window of DNA contains:
- a CDS encoding 4Fe-4S single cluster domain-containing protein yields MPSTIASTSTHHQPNQPPALPEIPPGYLNVMGYVDNSEVNGPGVRAVLWVQGCGRHCPGCFNSHSWPFEINQLVSVDEVVRQVLREPRNQGITFSGGEPFKQAVALAQVAKQLKAQGLTVMSFTGFTLEQLRSRQAPVGSQDLLDQLDILIDGPYVASQAIHSPNSPVSSSNQRVHVFNPALQHQIDWASDAVEIHILQDGQRIITGYRGHMAFSESEDESGMAFQSERGSHSATAPA; encoded by the coding sequence ATGCCATCCACGATCGCATCCACCTCAACCCACCACCAACCCAACCAACCGCCAGCCCTCCCAGAAATTCCCCCCGGCTATCTTAATGTCATGGGCTATGTAGATAACTCCGAAGTCAATGGCCCTGGGGTGCGGGCCGTCCTGTGGGTACAGGGCTGTGGACGGCATTGTCCGGGCTGCTTCAATTCCCATTCTTGGCCCTTTGAGATTAACCAATTGGTGAGTGTGGACGAAGTGGTGCGCCAGGTTCTGCGCGAACCTCGCAACCAAGGCATCACCTTTTCCGGTGGCGAACCCTTTAAGCAAGCAGTGGCCTTAGCCCAGGTCGCTAAACAACTGAAGGCGCAAGGATTGACCGTAATGTCCTTTACAGGCTTTACGCTGGAACAATTGCGATCGCGCCAAGCCCCAGTGGGTAGTCAGGACTTACTCGACCAGTTAGACATTCTCATTGATGGCCCCTACGTTGCCTCCCAGGCCATTCATTCCCCCAATTCCCCCGTCTCCTCTAGCAATCAACGGGTGCATGTGTTTAACCCAGCGCTACAACATCAAATTGACTGGGCCAGCGACGCAGTAGAAATCCATATTTTGCAAGATGGTCAGCGGATTATCACAGGCTATCGCGGCCACATGGCTTTCTCCGAGTCGGAAGATGAATCTGGAATGGCATTCCAATCTGAGCGGGGATCTCATTCCGCCACTGCTCCAGCTTAA
- a CDS encoding NUDIX hydrolase → MNNATQSTNLNTVPWKIHDRFVEIQSRWLTVIGEHLQDHQGNYLEYWRVEKADSLIVIPIQDQQFLLPQPSYRPGVSQATLDFPGGRLPLGADLRETAYDILLRELGIPAAAIATLEPLNSQGWAINSSFSNQRLYGWVAEITTASASALNPANTVGSILRYPIEAKGLRSLLQDLTCLQCRSVLQEWYLMQRI, encoded by the coding sequence ATGAACAACGCAACACAGTCAACGAATCTTAATACTGTGCCCTGGAAAATCCACGATCGCTTTGTTGAAATCCAGTCCCGTTGGTTAACGGTGATTGGCGAACATCTCCAGGATCATCAAGGGAATTACCTGGAATATTGGCGAGTCGAAAAGGCTGATTCTCTGATCGTGATTCCGATTCAAGATCAGCAGTTTCTGTTGCCCCAACCAAGCTACCGTCCCGGTGTTAGCCAAGCGACATTAGATTTTCCGGGGGGACGACTGCCACTAGGGGCTGATTTGCGGGAAACGGCCTACGACATTCTGCTCCGGGAATTGGGGATTCCTGCGGCTGCGATCGCAACCCTAGAACCGCTGAATTCCCAAGGCTGGGCAATTAATAGCTCGTTTTCTAACCAAAGGCTCTATGGATGGGTTGCAGAAATTACAACGGCTTCAGCTTCAGCATTAAATCCTGCAAATACTGTTGGCTCCATCCTGCGTTATCCGATCGAGGCAAAGGGGCTGCGATCGCTGCTCCAGGATTTAACCTGTCTGCAATGTCGATCGGTCTTACAGGAATGGTACTTGATGCAACGGATTTAA
- a CDS encoding iron uptake porin, giving the protein MTKLHINFKSITAILFPSSLLLFTSGFASGVAAETTSAPATLDRNSNSISNDFLDNSLTNPSTDSLANPLAQVTSVSQLSDVQPTDWAFQALQALVERYGCIAGYPDRTYRGNRAVTRYEFAAGLNACIDQMNQRIAVAGAELATQQDLATLKRLQTEFAPELETLRGRVDGLEAKTATLQKQQFSTTTKLQGEVIFSVTGAIGDERADGSGRSVDDNWVMDNRVRLSLNTSFTGKDLLKIRLDALNTTPFGVNVTGTNMTRLAFDGSTDNQLQIGRLFYRFPLSPKLRVTIDAAESRYDTAVETFNPFFASPYKGAISNFGRFNPIYIQGRRGAGVTVSYDISRSLNFSVGYMARNPAEPTANNGLLNGSFAALAQLTVRPSDTLSFGATYVRAYYPPGKAFLTGGTGSRLANSPFGTIATSANHFGLESSWRVNPKFTLSGWVGWTRAEAEGDGFGLGRVPVRQGDRASIFNWAVTFAFPDLGKKGSLAGLIIGQQPKVTQNDSGAEEGTSSWHLEGLYRYPVNQHLSLNPGVLVIFNPENNSNNDTIVVGTVRAIFEF; this is encoded by the coding sequence ATGACAAAACTTCATATCAATTTTAAGTCAATCACTGCAATCCTATTTCCCAGTTCATTATTACTATTTACCAGTGGATTTGCCAGTGGAGTAGCAGCAGAAACTACGTCCGCACCAGCAACACTCGATCGCAACTCTAACTCGATCTCGAACGATTTCCTCGACAATTCACTGACTAATCCCTCCACCGATTCCTTGGCAAATCCCTTGGCTCAAGTCACTAGCGTTTCCCAATTGAGTGATGTGCAACCTACGGATTGGGCGTTTCAAGCGCTGCAAGCCTTAGTAGAACGCTATGGTTGCATTGCAGGATATCCCGATCGCACCTATCGTGGTAATCGAGCAGTCACCCGTTACGAGTTTGCCGCTGGATTAAATGCTTGCATTGACCAAATGAACCAGCGGATTGCCGTCGCAGGAGCAGAACTCGCTACCCAGCAAGATTTAGCGACCCTCAAACGCCTCCAAACGGAATTTGCCCCAGAACTGGAGACTTTGCGGGGGCGAGTGGATGGCTTAGAGGCCAAAACTGCTACGCTTCAGAAACAACAGTTTTCCACCACCACTAAATTACAGGGTGAAGTCATTTTCTCGGTGACTGGTGCGATCGGGGATGAGCGGGCCGATGGCAGCGGACGCAGTGTCGATGACAATTGGGTTATGGATAACCGAGTGCGATTGAGTTTAAATACCAGTTTTACGGGCAAAGACCTGTTAAAAATTCGCCTTGACGCCTTGAATACCACGCCCTTTGGCGTCAACGTCACGGGCACCAATATGACCCGCTTGGCCTTCGACGGGTCAACGGATAACCAATTGCAAATCGGGCGATTATTCTATCGCTTTCCCCTATCACCCAAATTGCGGGTCACGATCGATGCCGCCGAGAGTCGCTACGATACCGCTGTTGAAACGTTCAATCCCTTTTTTGCCAGCCCCTACAAAGGCGCAATTTCCAACTTTGGGCGGTTCAATCCCATTTATATCCAAGGTCGCCGAGGCGCAGGCGTCACCGTCTCCTACGATATCAGTCGATCGCTGAATTTCTCCGTCGGCTACATGGCACGCAATCCTGCGGAACCGACCGCCAACAATGGCCTGTTGAATGGCTCCTTTGCCGCCTTAGCCCAGTTAACCGTCCGCCCGTCTGACACGCTCAGTTTTGGCGCAACCTATGTACGAGCTTACTATCCCCCTGGCAAAGCCTTCCTCACCGGGGGCACGGGCAGTCGGCTGGCTAATTCCCCCTTTGGCACGATCGCCACGTCAGCCAATCACTTTGGTTTGGAATCTAGTTGGCGCGTCAATCCTAAATTTACCCTATCGGGGTGGGTCGGCTGGACGCGGGCCGAAGCTGAAGGCGATGGCTTTGGCTTAGGTCGCGTGCCCGTCCGCCAAGGGGACCGCGCCTCGATTTTCAATTGGGCTGTCACGTTCGCCTTTCCCGACTTGGGTAAAAAAGGTAGCTTAGCTGGGTTAATTATTGGCCAGCAACCCAAAGTCACCCAAAATGACAGTGGTGCGGAGGAGGGTACAAGTTCCTGGCACCTCGAAGGACTCTATCGCTATCCAGTGAATCAACATTTATCCCTCAATCCTGGAGTCTTGGTAATTTTCAATCCTGAAAACAACAGCAACAACGACACGATCGTGGTTGGAACGGTACGGGCAATTTTTGAGTTTTAA
- a CDS encoding isoprenylcysteine carboxylmethyltransferase family protein: protein MNQFKEWGYSTQWWRGKRGEYWVMGQMILFITFVLLPVYPFLSREPLSPLWNYSVWGLTGLLGLVSIVLLVGGVLKLGGNLTPLPHPKDDGELVTIGVYSIVRHPIYSGVIFAAIAYSCWRWSLSHAIGAVIFLLFFDQKAKQEESWLKTKFSDYENYQSRVKKLIPWIY, encoded by the coding sequence ATGAATCAATTCAAAGAATGGGGCTATTCCACCCAATGGTGGCGGGGCAAGCGGGGGGAATATTGGGTTATGGGACAGATGATTCTCTTCATCACTTTTGTGTTGCTGCCTGTCTATCCTTTCCTTTCCAGAGAACCGCTATCCCCCCTGTGGAATTATAGTGTTTGGGGCCTCACAGGACTATTGGGTTTAGTGTCCATTGTCCTGTTAGTGGGCGGCGTGCTGAAACTGGGAGGTAATTTGACCCCCTTACCCCATCCAAAAGACGATGGCGAATTAGTGACGATCGGCGTTTACAGCATCGTCCGCCATCCGATTTACAGTGGCGTGATTTTTGCCGCGATCGCCTACAGTTGCTGGCGGTGGAGTCTGAGCCACGCGATCGGAGCCGTGATTTTCTTGCTATTTTTTGATCAGAAAGCTAAGCAAGAAGAATCCTGGCTCAAGACGAAATTTTCCGATTATGAAAATTATCAATCCCGCGTTAAAAAGCTGATTCCTTGGATTTACTAA
- a CDS encoding DUF2214 family protein has product MWQSAITAYLHYLGFMLAFGALVMEHHLLKPDLKLQAAWQLLIADTIYGLSALMVLVTGILRVLYFGKGTDYYLSDPVFYTKIGIFIIVSLLSLYPTFSFLSWIKGLRNQTPPPLALPQVQRLSWFIRGELLGFALIPLFAAMLARGIHP; this is encoded by the coding sequence ATGTGGCAGAGTGCGATTACAGCCTATTTACATTACTTGGGCTTCATGCTGGCCTTTGGAGCCTTAGTTATGGAACATCACCTTCTCAAACCCGACCTCAAACTCCAAGCAGCTTGGCAACTTCTTATCGCCGATACTATTTATGGCCTCTCGGCATTAATGGTTTTGGTTACTGGGATTTTGAGAGTTCTTTATTTTGGTAAAGGCACCGATTACTATTTGAGTGATCCCGTTTTTTATACCAAGATTGGAATTTTCATCATCGTCAGCCTACTGTCCCTATATCCCACCTTTTCCTTCCTCTCCTGGATCAAAGGATTACGGAACCAGACACCTCCCCCGTTGGCTTTACCCCAAGTGCAACGCCTATCCTGGTTCATCCGAGGAGAGCTATTAGGATTTGCGCTCATTCCCCTATTTGCTGCAATGCTTGCACGAGGCATTCATCCATAA
- the cysK gene encoding cysteine synthase A, giving the protein MTIHTNITELIGRTPLVQLQRLPQQYQCLAQIVLKLESMNPTKSVKDRIAISMINAAEAAGLIQPGHTTIIEATSGNTGIGLAMVCAAKGYRLILTMPENMSRERQQLLRAYGAEVVLTPTYADMPGAIACANELLASIPKAFSPQQFSNPANPQIHYRTTGPEIWQDTNGEVDAIVVGVGTGGTLTGAGRYLKQQKPSVQIIAVEPAASAVLSHQPAGIHNIQGIGAGFIPDVLRVDLIDEIITVSESQAYNIGKQLATQEGIMGGISTGAILFAALQIGQRSTYRDRLVVGIQPSDGERYLSTPLWQSIDSLNPPDVGDLENEQLGVMDECLVQALQQIGE; this is encoded by the coding sequence ATGACTATTCATACCAACATTACCGAATTGATTGGTCGTACTCCGTTAGTGCAACTTCAGCGGCTCCCACAGCAATACCAGTGTCTTGCGCAGATTGTGCTTAAACTGGAAAGCATGAATCCAACTAAATCGGTGAAAGATCGGATTGCTATCAGTATGATCAATGCCGCAGAAGCAGCGGGTTTGATTCAACCGGGACACACCACGATTATTGAAGCGACCTCCGGAAATACAGGAATTGGTCTAGCGATGGTTTGTGCAGCCAAGGGGTATCGTCTTATTTTGACGATGCCGGAAAATATGAGCCGTGAGCGCCAACAATTATTACGGGCCTATGGTGCGGAAGTGGTGTTGACTCCGACCTATGCTGATATGCCAGGGGCGATCGCCTGCGCCAATGAGTTGCTTGCCAGTATCCCTAAGGCTTTTTCTCCCCAGCAATTTAGCAATCCTGCTAATCCACAAATCCATTACCGCACAACTGGCCCAGAAATCTGGCAGGATACCAATGGCGAGGTGGATGCGATCGTGGTTGGGGTGGGAACGGGAGGAACCCTCACCGGAGCTGGGCGCTACCTCAAGCAGCAGAAGCCTAGTGTTCAAATCATTGCCGTCGAGCCTGCTGCTAGTGCGGTTCTCAGCCACCAGCCAGCGGGTATTCATAATATTCAAGGTATCGGTGCAGGCTTCATTCCCGATGTCCTAAGGGTAGATTTGATTGATGAAATTATTACTGTTAGTGAATCACAAGCCTACAACATCGGTAAACAGCTTGCGACCCAGGAAGGAATTATGGGTGGAATTTCCACTGGGGCAATTCTGTTCGCAGCCCTACAAATTGGGCAACGATCGACCTATCGAGATCGTTTAGTTGTAGGGATTCAACCTAGTGATGGCGAGCGTTACTTGAGCACTCCCCTCTGGCAGTCGATCGATTCTCTAAACCCTCCGGATGTTGGGGATTTAGAGAATGAACAGCTTGGGGTTATGGATGAATGCCTCGTGCAAGCATTGCAGCAAATAGGGGAATGA
- a CDS encoding sigma 54-interacting transcriptional regulator, translated as MGEVILLPLGSVTEDGAATNPAMAEDSLEWLSFHRVWGQLDDLTLAAIAQSLQSMKVAAGTEIYREGQGAIGLYWLKWGSVEIYRASAVGKTHILYHQAGDVFGYVPLVSSLMTDGGEDLASIAVTYQTSAIAVSASEIWFLGRSSLLQLSQAFPAILNLISQLLVKDLAEFTQRISQEQVRIQGLQDWICSTPHNITPIAASKAAQKLIQQIELAAQDVKPIVFQAANGTGKTFLAGYLHQQSGLRDRPFVEIDCTQLPRDTTGFVSSDVIFGRDGEAAGVIELLERGTVLLDQVQMLSPADHDRLIHYLKTGHFLRNPLLNTTRAQANLTDSTVNAQGNPKIDDFKVGPVASWARLILASPYPIALPEISAHRLKLYTLAQRKSDIPAFADSLIAQFCQAQGRSVLQLSQADLRRLLSYDYPGNLPELAGILKRAVIMTPVDQTVIPEQVLWSLQSKKNAFRIDLLEQLPWLRRLLLSSWWPKGFWMVVMLMFIPVTVMGYIGPQTRDASMTLNLFWAWWWPLYLFLFLFVGRLWCAICPFMITGEWFRQISLWLWPRPLLPWPTKWLNRWGAWLLFGGFLLIYLWEKFWDLPHTPYLSSWLLVVISAGAVIGSVIYERRVWCRYLCPIGGMNGLFAKLSLLELRSTQQICGTQCSTFGCYKGSDATPVSFKDALPNEGQATGGCPLYSHPAQLQDNRDCVLCMTCLKACPNRSVQLNLRFPATDLLEDHRGFGAEVALLLLLLGGVFMHHSDRILALVGAANWSIDANHLWTGLPWVLGILSLPMLLTYIVHQFARLFDRQMPDYLTVIYAYLPITLAANLAHYTPAAMTEAGQILPVMARTFGFSGLGWPTLTWSIDVAQFLQGLTLLSGLGFSVYPLLRITQRSWIHNLPHLLCMMSLTLIFFKLIL; from the coding sequence ATGGGTGAAGTTATCCTTTTACCATTGGGGTCGGTGACAGAGGACGGCGCTGCCACCAATCCCGCTATGGCAGAGGACTCTTTAGAGTGGCTGAGTTTTCATCGGGTGTGGGGGCAATTGGATGATCTGACTTTAGCTGCGATTGCCCAGTCTCTACAGTCCATGAAAGTGGCTGCCGGGACAGAAATTTACCGGGAAGGTCAAGGGGCGATCGGGCTCTATTGGCTGAAGTGGGGCAGTGTGGAAATTTATCGCGCCTCCGCTGTGGGAAAAACCCATATTCTTTACCATCAGGCCGGGGATGTGTTTGGTTATGTCCCCTTAGTCTCTAGTTTGATGACTGATGGGGGCGAGGATCTTGCCTCCATCGCAGTGACCTATCAAACCAGTGCGATTGCAGTGAGTGCTAGCGAAATCTGGTTTCTGGGGCGATCGAGTTTACTCCAATTGAGTCAAGCCTTTCCGGCGATTCTCAATTTGATCAGCCAACTCTTAGTCAAGGACTTGGCTGAGTTTACTCAACGGATCTCCCAGGAACAAGTTCGTATTCAGGGATTACAAGACTGGATTTGTTCTACACCCCACAATATAACGCCGATCGCGGCCAGTAAAGCGGCTCAGAAGTTGATTCAACAGATTGAACTAGCGGCCCAAGACGTGAAGCCGATCGTGTTTCAAGCGGCCAATGGAACCGGAAAAACGTTCTTGGCTGGTTATTTGCATCAGCAGTCAGGTTTGCGCGATCGACCCTTTGTGGAAATCGACTGCACCCAACTGCCGCGAGATACGACTGGCTTTGTCAGTTCAGATGTGATTTTTGGTCGGGACGGGGAAGCTGCGGGGGTCATCGAGTTACTGGAGCGGGGCACGGTGTTGTTGGATCAGGTACAGATGTTGTCTCCGGCGGATCACGATCGGCTGATCCACTATCTGAAAACGGGGCATTTCCTGCGAAATCCTTTGCTGAATACAACCAGAGCGCAGGCTAATTTGACGGATTCTACTGTCAATGCTCAAGGGAATCCTAAAATTGATGATTTCAAAGTTGGGCCTGTGGCCTCTTGGGCGAGGCTGATTTTGGCCAGTCCTTACCCGATCGCCTTGCCGGAAATTTCTGCCCATCGGCTCAAGTTATATACGCTGGCTCAGCGCAAAAGTGATATTCCTGCATTTGCGGACAGTTTGATTGCCCAATTCTGTCAGGCGCAGGGGCGCTCAGTCTTGCAACTCAGTCAGGCTGATCTTCGTCGCTTGCTTAGTTATGACTACCCTGGCAACTTACCTGAATTAGCAGGTATTCTGAAACGGGCGGTGATCATGACGCCTGTAGACCAAACGGTGATTCCGGAACAAGTATTATGGTCATTACAATCGAAGAAAAATGCCTTCCGCATTGACCTCTTGGAACAGTTACCTTGGCTACGGCGTTTGCTCTTGAGTTCATGGTGGCCTAAGGGTTTCTGGATGGTTGTAATGCTGATGTTTATACCCGTCACCGTGATGGGGTATATCGGTCCCCAAACTCGGGATGCCAGCATGACGCTGAATCTTTTTTGGGCTTGGTGGTGGCCTTTGTATTTATTTTTATTTTTGTTTGTTGGACGATTGTGGTGTGCAATTTGTCCTTTTATGATTACGGGGGAGTGGTTCCGGCAAATTTCGCTCTGGTTGTGGCCGAGGCCGTTATTACCCTGGCCAACGAAGTGGCTGAATCGCTGGGGGGCATGGCTACTGTTTGGGGGATTCTTGTTGATTTATCTATGGGAAAAGTTTTGGGATTTGCCCCATACCCCCTATTTGTCGTCCTGGTTGCTAGTGGTGATTTCTGCGGGGGCGGTCATTGGGAGTGTGATTTATGAACGCCGTGTCTGGTGTCGCTATCTTTGTCCCATTGGTGGAATGAATGGTTTGTTTGCAAAACTATCATTGCTGGAACTACGATCGACCCAACAAATCTGTGGCACTCAGTGTAGTACGTTTGGTTGCTATAAAGGGAGTGATGCAACGCCAGTGAGTTTCAAGGATGCATTACCGAACGAAGGTCAAGCTACGGGGGGGTGTCCACTCTATTCCCATCCCGCGCAATTGCAGGATAATCGTGATTGTGTGTTATGTATGACGTGCTTGAAAGCTTGTCCGAATCGATCGGTGCAATTAAATTTACGCTTTCCAGCCACGGATTTATTAGAAGATCACCGTGGTTTTGGGGCGGAAGTTGCTCTATTGTTGCTATTATTGGGTGGTGTGTTCATGCACCATAGCGATCGTATCTTAGCTCTGGTAGGTGCGGCTAACTGGAGTATTGATGCTAATCATTTGTGGACTGGACTTCCCTGGGTGTTGGGGATATTGAGCTTACCAATGCTGTTGACCTACATAGTGCATCAGTTCGCTCGATTGTTCGATCGGCAAATGCCAGATTATTTAACCGTAATTTATGCCTATTTACCCATCACCCTTGCGGCTAATCTTGCTCACTACACTCCTGCTGCCATGACGGAAGCGGGTCAAATTCTCCCGGTCATGGCAAGAACATTTGGTTTCAGTGGACTAGGTTGGCCAACCTTAACTTGGAGTATAGATGTTGCTCAGTTTTTACAGGGATTAACCTTGCTATCAGGTTTAGGATTTAGTGTTTATCCACTGTTACGAATTACTCAGCGATCGTGGATTCATAATCTACCCCATTTGCTCTGTATGATGAGTTTGACGTTGATTTTTTTCAAGTTGATTCTGTGA
- a CDS encoding FAD-dependent oxidoreductase: MATIVVIGAGLGGLPTAYELRQLLPAEHQVVLISEQPKFMFIPGLVRVALDLDSIDHFQLELQPLAQKHRLDFVNSPVTALDPHQRRITVANGQVIEYDYVAIATGPGFAFDAIPGLGPHGGYTHSICSAQHALEARAAWLKFLENPGSLVVGAAPGAGCFGPAYEFILMADWILRRKGLRQQATLTLVTPEPYVGHLGVSGVKNAQRLTENLLRKHNINIINNAAITSVTVDKITLEDGREIAQDYAMILPAFRGVQFILDAPGLGNDKGFIPITATHQHSQFPEIYALGVSVALAQPEKSLVPIGMPKSGQMTEAMGMAVAHNIAVSLGALQADPQIPTLEAICFAEFGETGILYVAAPVLPDSETGKRRYSYAVQGKWVVWGKAAFEQYFMTKMRLGAAVPWFERSGLKALFGVDLVRSQPSTLSQRIANG; this comes from the coding sequence ATGGCTACAATTGTTGTGATTGGAGCTGGTTTGGGTGGACTGCCCACGGCTTACGAACTGAGACAGCTTTTGCCTGCTGAACATCAAGTGGTCCTAATTTCCGAGCAGCCCAAATTTATGTTTATTCCGGGGCTGGTTCGCGTGGCGTTAGATCTTGATTCGATCGATCATTTTCAGTTAGAGCTGCAACCCTTGGCGCAAAAGCACAGGTTAGACTTTGTCAATAGCCCGGTAACTGCTCTCGATCCGCATCAACGGCGCATTACGGTAGCCAATGGGCAGGTAATTGAGTATGACTATGTGGCGATCGCGACGGGGCCAGGATTTGCCTTTGACGCCATTCCTGGGTTGGGGCCCCACGGAGGTTATACCCATTCGATTTGCTCCGCTCAACATGCTTTGGAGGCTAGGGCTGCTTGGCTCAAGTTTTTGGAAAACCCTGGATCGTTGGTGGTGGGGGCGGCACCGGGAGCGGGATGCTTTGGGCCAGCCTATGAGTTTATCTTGATGGCTGATTGGATTTTGCGGCGCAAAGGATTACGCCAGCAAGCTACCCTCACCTTGGTGACACCAGAACCCTATGTCGGACATTTAGGGGTGAGTGGCGTGAAAAATGCGCAGCGATTGACGGAAAACTTATTGCGTAAACACAATATTAATATTATTAACAATGCTGCAATTACATCAGTGACGGTCGATAAAATTACGCTAGAGGATGGGCGAGAGATTGCCCAAGATTACGCGATGATTTTGCCAGCGTTCCGAGGTGTGCAATTTATTCTCGATGCACCGGGTTTGGGCAATGACAAAGGGTTTATTCCCATTACGGCGACCCACCAGCATTCCCAGTTCCCTGAGATTTATGCCTTGGGGGTTAGTGTAGCTCTGGCGCAGCCGGAGAAGTCTCTAGTGCCGATCGGGATGCCCAAGAGTGGCCAAATGACGGAAGCTATGGGGATGGCAGTGGCCCATAATATCGCAGTCTCGTTGGGAGCCCTTCAGGCCGATCCGCAAATCCCCACGTTAGAAGCCATTTGCTTTGCGGAGTTTGGGGAGACGGGCATTCTCTATGTTGCGGCTCCTGTGCTGCCTGACTCAGAGACTGGAAAACGTCGCTATTCCTATGCGGTGCAAGGCAAATGGGTGGTTTGGGGCAAAGCGGCCTTTGAGCAATACTTTATGACCAAGATGCGTTTAGGGGCGGCGGTTCCTTGGTTTGAGCGGTCGGGGTTAAAGGCGTTATTTGGGGTCGATCTGGTGCGATCGCAGCCGAGTACCCTCTCCCAGCGCATTGCCAATGGATGA
- a CDS encoding L-threonylcarbamoyladenylate synthase, with protein MAQIYSLHPENPQLRTVEMICDALRKGAVMLYPTDTLYAIGCDLNSKTAVQRVRQIKQMSNDKPLTFLCPSLSDIAQYAVVSDSAYRLMRRLIPGPYTFVLPTTRLVPKLVMHPKRKTTGIRVPDSPICLALMEELGNPIISTSAYALALEEEFEPPQMADSRFDLFDCFDNLVDVIIDSNEEPSGQMSTIIDLTEEPEIIRRGKSWETVAALI; from the coding sequence ATGGCTCAGATCTATTCGCTGCATCCTGAAAATCCCCAACTTCGCACCGTCGAGATGATTTGCGATGCCCTGCGCAAAGGGGCAGTGATGCTCTATCCCACCGATACCCTCTACGCGATCGGCTGCGATCTCAACTCCAAAACTGCCGTCCAGCGGGTGCGTCAGATCAAGCAAATGTCCAACGACAAGCCCCTGACCTTTTTGTGCCCGTCCCTCTCGGACATCGCCCAGTATGCCGTCGTCAGCGACAGCGCCTATCGCCTCATGCGGCGGTTGATTCCAGGGCCGTACACCTTTGTTTTGCCGACCACGCGCCTCGTGCCCAAACTGGTGATGCATCCCAAACGCAAAACCACCGGCATCCGCGTCCCGGATTCCCCCATTTGCCTCGCCTTAATGGAAGAACTGGGAAATCCGATTATTTCCACCAGCGCCTATGCCCTCGCCTTGGAAGAGGAATTTGAGCCACCCCAGATGGCCGATTCTCGCTTTGACCTCTTTGATTGCTTCGATAATCTGGTGGATGTGATTATTGACAGCAACGAAGAACCCTCGGGGCAGATGTCTACCATTATCGATTTAACCGAAGAACCCGAAATTATTCGGCGCGGCAAATCCTGGGAAACTGTCGCGGCCTTAATCTAG